A single window of Archangium gephyra DNA harbors:
- a CDS encoding response regulator: MMMTPTPNRRILIVDDNEDIHDDFRRILQPRVDTSELDDLEVMLLGETSAAPRPPTFELTSAHQGAEALEKIREALKAGTPYALAFIDMRMPPGWDGVETLSRIWQEDHRLQAVICSAYSDFSWESICSRFGQTDRFLILKKPFDAVEVRQMACALVEKWSHHTASQHAAQALHGNEARLRALLQVLPDALLRVAADGTCLEFLPSREATPAPRLAFPPGAKLADTLPADAARELLAHLSQALGGGPARVFELELPVEGEVRCFEARLAAIPPAEAFVLLRDVTAHRRAGAAARNPRP; this comes from the coding sequence ATGATGATGACCCCGACTCCCAACAGGCGCATCCTCATCGTCGATGACAATGAGGACATCCATGACGATTTCCGCCGGATCCTCCAGCCCCGTGTGGACACCTCCGAGCTGGATGACCTGGAGGTGATGCTCCTGGGTGAGACCTCGGCCGCGCCCAGGCCACCCACGTTCGAGCTGACGAGTGCCCACCAGGGCGCCGAGGCGCTCGAGAAGATCCGCGAGGCGCTGAAGGCCGGCACCCCCTACGCGCTCGCGTTCATCGACATGCGGATGCCGCCCGGGTGGGATGGCGTCGAGACGCTCTCGCGCATCTGGCAGGAGGATCACCGCCTCCAGGCCGTCATCTGCTCGGCGTACTCGGACTTCTCGTGGGAGAGCATCTGCTCCCGGTTCGGCCAGACGGATCGCTTCCTCATCCTCAAGAAGCCGTTCGACGCCGTCGAGGTCCGTCAGATGGCCTGTGCGCTGGTGGAGAAGTGGTCCCACCACACCGCGAGCCAGCACGCCGCGCAGGCGCTGCACGGGAACGAGGCGCGGCTGCGCGCGCTGCTCCAGGTGCTCCCGGACGCGTTGCTGCGCGTCGCCGCGGACGGCACCTGTCTCGAGTTCCTGCCGTCCCGCGAGGCCACCCCGGCCCCCCGGCTGGCCTTCCCTCCAGGCGCGAAGCTGGCGGACACCCTGCCGGCGGACGCCGCCCGGGAGCTGCTCGCCCACCTGAGCCAGGCCCTCGGCGGAGGCCCGGCGCGGGTCTTCGAGCTCGAGCTCCCCGTGGAGGGCGAGGTGCGGTGCTTCGAGGCGCGGCTCGCCGCCATCCCCCCGGCGGAGGCATTCGTGCTGCTGCGCGACGTCACCGCGCACCGGCGCGCGGGGGCCGCCGCCCGGAACCCTCGTCCCTGA
- the phnD gene encoding phosphate/phosphite/phosphonate ABC transporter substrate-binding protein produces MTSLARSPLLLLGLAGAFALGGSVALWSSTDEPEAVRSPAAAPAPAVTGPTASAGKPVRLAMSAAFVSESGVGIYAQLASYLTRKTGIQTEFVSGLAYGTINSMLEEGTVHCGFICGLPYVLLHDNPQPAAQLIAAPIMKAARYQGQPKYFSDLIVRKDSPFQSLHDLKGRTYVYNDELSNSGYNLPRYRMLQLGLTKGFFGKVLRSGSHEESIRMVAAGEADASFVDSLVLDYDREKGLGHAQEVRVIESAGPAGICPLVASSKMPAELRDKLQHVLVTMHEDPEGRKLLDEALLDRFSLVEDSNYDDIRSMKEAAEKAGFTVIR; encoded by the coding sequence ATGACATCCCTCGCACGCAGCCCCCTCCTGCTCCTCGGCCTCGCCGGAGCCTTCGCTCTTGGGGGCAGCGTCGCTCTGTGGTCGTCCACCGATGAGCCGGAGGCCGTGCGTTCACCGGCCGCCGCGCCAGCGCCCGCCGTGACGGGGCCCACCGCGTCCGCCGGCAAGCCCGTCCGGCTCGCCATGTCCGCCGCCTTCGTCTCGGAGTCGGGGGTCGGCATCTACGCACAGCTCGCCAGTTACCTGACGCGGAAGACCGGCATCCAGACCGAGTTCGTCAGCGGCCTGGCGTACGGCACCATCAACAGCATGCTCGAGGAGGGGACCGTGCACTGCGGCTTCATCTGCGGGCTGCCGTACGTCCTGCTCCACGACAACCCCCAGCCCGCCGCCCAGCTCATCGCCGCGCCCATCATGAAGGCCGCCCGCTACCAGGGGCAGCCCAAGTACTTCTCGGATCTCATCGTCCGCAAGGACAGCCCCTTCCAGAGCCTCCATGATCTGAAGGGCCGCACCTACGTCTACAACGATGAGCTCTCCAACTCGGGCTACAACCTGCCCCGCTACCGCATGCTCCAGCTCGGGCTGACGAAGGGCTTCTTCGGCAAGGTGCTCCGCTCCGGCTCCCACGAGGAGTCCATCCGCATGGTGGCGGCCGGCGAGGCGGATGCGAGCTTCGTCGACAGCCTCGTGCTCGATTACGACCGGGAGAAGGGCCTCGGACACGCCCAGGAGGTCCGGGTCATCGAGAGCGCCGGCCCGGCCGGCATCTGCCCGCTCGTCGCGTCCTCCAAGATGCCCGCGGAGCTGCGCGACAAGCTCCAGCACGTGCTCGTGACGATGCACGAGGACCCGGAGGGGCGGAAGCTCCTCGACGAGGCCCTGTTGGACCGGTTCTCCCTCGTGGAGGACAGCAACTACGACGACATCCGCTCCATGAAAGAGGCCGCGGAGAAGGCGGGCTTCACCGTCATCCGGTGA
- a CDS encoding sensor histidine kinase, whose protein sequence is MAYKLRKLLWPLLGMLALSIALQAASLVAVLEIEERVFRNRQAAAAAASLYDTAEQFENATYLALVGLAASDWEMLLRQRTAAQALSERFTALSGEMSRVYGPGNGGVLPPESIQDPEVYGALTALVGLWDKAKAVHVRVLRSENRSLKNNPDLEEFRAASRSLSEAARDVAGLLQHRSRDELWLLGRVQRVIPVGTFLLTIVLFGFVIKRIFLPFVASTEELEQSEAALRWARDELELRVIERTDELARANEALRHAHDDLEVRVKERTQELKDTQRRSVELARQAGMAELATNVLHNVGNVLNSINTSATILGERLRALRLPSLLKLAGLLEEHRADLGTFMTGDERGRRLPEFLGKLGENLSAERDEMLAMTAALHRHVEHIRTIVELQQGYAMSSSLVEAVSLEELIEDAIRINGAALGRHGVSLERHIVPLPRLMVDKHKLLQIVLNLISNAKYALNDNPPGERRLTVKVERPTEELVRVQVCDNGMGIAPELLTKIFQHGFTTRKEGHGFGLHSCAIAARSMEGSLEAHSDGPGKGATFTLVLPFRPETGAERVSA, encoded by the coding sequence ATGGCGTACAAGCTGCGGAAGCTGCTCTGGCCCTTGTTGGGGATGCTCGCGCTGAGCATCGCCCTGCAGGCGGCCTCGTTGGTGGCGGTGCTGGAGATCGAGGAGCGGGTGTTCCGGAACCGGCAGGCCGCCGCGGCCGCGGCGAGCCTGTACGACACCGCCGAGCAGTTCGAGAACGCGACCTACCTCGCCCTCGTCGGGCTGGCCGCGTCCGATTGGGAGATGTTGCTCCGGCAGCGGACGGCCGCCCAGGCCCTGTCCGAGCGCTTCACGGCCCTGAGCGGGGAGATGTCGCGGGTGTATGGCCCGGGGAACGGCGGGGTGTTGCCGCCCGAGAGCATCCAGGATCCCGAGGTCTACGGGGCGCTCACCGCCCTGGTGGGGTTGTGGGACAAGGCCAAAGCGGTCCATGTGCGCGTCCTCCGCTCCGAGAACCGCTCGCTCAAGAACAATCCCGATCTGGAGGAGTTCCGCGCCGCGTCGCGGAGCCTGTCCGAAGCGGCCAGGGACGTCGCCGGGCTGCTTCAGCACCGCTCCCGGGACGAGCTGTGGCTGCTCGGCCGCGTCCAACGCGTCATCCCGGTGGGCACCTTCCTGCTGACGATCGTGCTCTTCGGGTTCGTGATCAAACGCATCTTCCTGCCCTTCGTCGCCTCGACGGAGGAGCTCGAGCAGAGCGAGGCCGCGCTGCGCTGGGCCCGCGATGAGCTGGAGCTGCGCGTCATCGAACGGACCGACGAGCTCGCGCGGGCCAACGAGGCGCTGCGCCATGCCCACGATGACCTCGAGGTCCGCGTCAAGGAGCGCACACAGGAGCTGAAGGACACCCAGCGCCGCTCCGTGGAGCTCGCGCGCCAGGCGGGCATGGCCGAGCTCGCCACGAACGTGCTCCACAACGTGGGCAACGTCCTGAACAGCATCAACACCTCGGCCACCATCCTCGGCGAGCGGCTGCGAGCACTCCGCCTGCCGTCGCTGCTCAAGCTGGCCGGGTTGCTGGAGGAGCACCGCGCCGATCTCGGCACCTTCATGACGGGGGACGAGCGCGGGCGGCGCCTGCCCGAGTTCCTCGGCAAGCTCGGGGAGAACCTGTCCGCCGAGCGCGACGAGATGCTGGCCATGACGGCGGCCCTCCACCGCCACGTCGAGCACATCCGGACGATCGTCGAGCTGCAGCAGGGCTACGCCATGTCCTCGAGCCTCGTGGAGGCGGTCTCCCTGGAGGAGTTGATCGAGGACGCCATCCGCATCAACGGGGCGGCGCTCGGGCGGCATGGTGTCTCGCTCGAGCGGCACATCGTCCCGCTGCCGCGCTTGATGGTGGACAAGCACAAGCTGCTGCAGATCGTCCTCAACCTCATCAGCAACGCGAAGTACGCGCTGAACGACAACCCGCCCGGCGAGCGGCGGCTCACCGTGAAGGTCGAGCGCCCCACGGAGGAGCTCGTGCGCGTGCAGGTGTGCGACAACGGGATGGGGATCGCACCGGAGCTGCTCACGAAGATCTTCCAGCATGGCTTCACCACGCGGAAGGAGGGGCACGGCTTCGGCCTGCACTCGTGCGCGATCGCCGCCCGCTCGATGGAGGGCTCACTCGAGGCGCACAGCGACGGCCCCGGGAAGGGGGCCACCTTCACGCTGGTGCTGCCCTTCCGGCCCGAGACCGGGGCGGAGCGGGTGTCCGCCTAG